The following proteins are encoded in a genomic region of Halonatronomonas betaini:
- a CDS encoding UPF0175 family protein, which produces MKLAGDKKFVLNIPEDVYQAMKLPESEKEERLMEELALALYEEKILSFGKARELADMSKWEFHDLLNKRGIKRHYNEENLEEDIEYGS; this is translated from the coding sequence ATGAAACTGGCTGGAGATAAGAAGTTTGTATTGAATATACCAGAAGATGTCTATCAGGCCATGAAATTGCCTGAAAGCGAGAAAGAGGAAAGATTGATGGAGGAATTAGCTCTGGCTTTATATGAAGAAAAGATCCTTTCATTTGGGAAAGCCAGAGAATTAGCTGATATGAGTAAGTGGGAATTTCATGATTTACTCAATAAAAGGGGAATAAAGAGGCATTATAATGAAGAAAATTTAGAAGAGGATATTGAGTATGGTAGTTGA
- the mntA gene encoding type VII toxin-antitoxin system MntA family adenylyltransferase antitoxin — translation MKREINIPNQDKLINFFKNHNNINTVYIFGSHGTDYENDRSDIDLGILFSKPPEILKQMNLEAEIEEIIGQEVDIVSLNKCNILLKHKVIKEGEKIYEQDEIKTADFIENVLKYYFDYRIKMKRFREDFKEGLREEIR, via the coding sequence ATGAAAAGAGAAATTAATATTCCTAATCAAGATAAATTGATAAATTTCTTTAAAAACCATAATAACATCAATACAGTATATATCTTTGGCTCCCATGGCACCGATTATGAGAATGACCGCAGCGATATAGATCTCGGAATCTTATTTTCAAAACCTCCTGAAATTTTAAAGCAAATGAACTTAGAGGCTGAAATTGAGGAAATTATAGGCCAGGAAGTCGATATTGTCTCTCTTAATAAATGCAATATTTTGCTAAAACATAAAGTGATTAAAGAAGGCGAGAAGATCTATGAGCAGGATGAAATAAAAACGGCAGATTTTATCGAAAATGTCCTGAAGTATTATTTTGATTACAGGATAAAAATGAAACGTTTCAGGGAGGATTTCAAGGAAGGTTTGAGGGAGGAAATTAGATAA